One genomic region from Chelmon rostratus isolate fCheRos1 chromosome 11, fCheRos1.pri, whole genome shotgun sequence encodes:
- the tasp1 gene encoding threonine aspartase 1, translating to MLGLSGYAGVMESLMNSAEEQRPSSPLSNSQVVGGFVLVHAGAGYHSESKAKEYKHVCKRACQRAVDRLKAGALAVEAVTAALVELEDSPFTNAGMGSNLNLSGEIECDASIMDGKSLHYGAVGAISGIKNPVLVANRLLSEAQKGKLSAGRIPPCFLVGRGAHDWAVSHGIPPCPSEKMATKFSLSAYKRNKRKMEMAEKMDTGHNQTKKRRQSSENENGSGCLDTVGAVVVDLEGNVAAAVSSGGLAMKHPGRVGQAAHYGCGCWAENACNMNPYSTAVSTSGCGEHLIRTMLARECSAAMQSEDAHQALLEAMQTKFISSPFLASEDRVLGGVIVLRCCRCVEAPPSQNIQGILVEFLWSHTTESMCVGYMSAQDSKAKTHISRLPPGTVPGQCLAIEGGVCRLME from the exons ATGTTAGGCTTGTCAGGTTATGCAGGGGTTATGGAAAGTCTAATGAATTCTGCCGAAGAGCAGCGACCGTCCTCTCCCCTGAGCAACTCTCAAGTTGTTGGAGGATTTGTTTTAGTGCATGCAG GAGCAGGATACCATTCTGAATCTAAGGCCAAGGAGTACAAGCATGTGTGCAAAAGAGCCTGCCAGCGA GCTGTGGACCGGCTCAAAGCTGGGGCACTTGCAGTGGAAGCAGTGACTGCAGCACTGGTTGAACTTGAG GACTCTCCTTTTACAAATGCGGGCATGGGCTCCAACCTTAATTTGTCAGGGGAAATTGAATGTGACGCGAGTATCATGGATGGGAAGTCGCTGCATTATGGCGCTGTCGGGGCTATTAGTG GTATTAAGAACCCAGTCTTAGTTGCAAATCGTCTACTGAGTGAAGCACAGAAAGGGAAACTATCAGCTGGCAGAATACCACCCTG ctTTTTAGTGGGGCGAGGAGCACACGATTGGGCAGTCAGCCATGGAATACCACCATGCCCTTCAGAGAAAATGGCCACCA agttcagtTTATCTGCGTACAAGAGAAACAAGCGAAAGATGGAGATGGCAGAAAAAATGGACACAGGACATaatcagacaaagaaaagacgACAATCAAGTGAAAAT GAAAATGGTTCAGGATGCCTCGACACAGTGGGAGCCGTCGTGGTAGACCTGGAAGGGAatgtagctgcagctgtgtccAGCGGAGGCCTGGCCATGAAACATCCTGGCAGGGTTGGCCAG GCTGCTCATTATGGATGTGGCTGCTGGGCTGAAAATGCCTGTAATATGAACCCTTACTCTACAGCAGTGAGTACCTCAG GCTGTGGAGAGCATCTGATTCGCACCATGCTGGCACGGGAATGCTCTGCTGCCATGCAGTCTGAAGATGCCCACCAAGCACTGCTGGAGGCTATGCAAACCAAGTTTATCA GCTCACCCTTTCTGGCCAGCGAAGACCGTGTTTTGGGTGGAGTAATTGTCTTGcgctgctgcagatgtgtggAAGCTCCGCCATCTCAAAATATTCAGGGTATTCTGG tggaGTTCCTATGGAGTCACACCACAGAGAGCATGTGTGTTGGCTACATGTCTGCCCAAGATAGCAAAGCAAAG acacacatatcCAGGTTACCACCTGGGACTGTTCCTGGACAGTGTTTGGCCATCGAGGGAGGTGTGTGCCGACTAATGGAGTGA